The following nucleotide sequence is from Longimicrobiales bacterium.
GCGATCGGCCACGACGAGCAGGTCGTGCCCGTGCTCCAGCGCTGCAACGCTCATTGTTGACGTGGAGAGGATAGTCGGCGATTCTGTGGCGACATCCTAGGGGCGGGCGGCGTCGGACGCAAACGCGGGCGACGGGCCGGCAGGTCTTTTTCGGCCAGGGCAGTCCAATGAAGTACATCACGGCGAACGACGAGGTGGAGGAGCTGGCGGAGGCGCTGCAGGAGGCGCCGCTGTTCGCCGCCGACACCGAAGCGGCCGGCTACCATCGATATCACGATCGCATCTGCCTGCTGCAGATATCGACGCGGGATCAGACCTACCTGATCGACACTCTGACCATCAGCGACCTCTCCGCCCTCGCGCCCGTGTTTGCGGCAGCGACCCACGAAGTGGTGCTGCACGATGCGGATTACGATCTGCGCCTGCTCGCGCGCGACCACGACATGCGGATCGGCGGCCTGTTCGACACCAAGCTTGCCGCGCAGCTGCTGGGTGAGCCCGCATTCGGGCTCGGCGCCCTGGTGGAGAAGTATCTCGGCACGCGTCTGGACAAGAAGCACCAGCGGGCGGACTGGGCACAGCGGCCGCTGCCGCCGGAAATGCTGTCGTACGCGGCGGAGGACACGCGCCACCTGCCGGAGCTGCGCGACCGCCTGAAGGCGGCGCTGGAAGACGCCGGTCGAAGCCACTGGGCGGAGGAGGAATTCGGTCTGCGCGAGCACACGCGGTGGGACGCGACGGCGCCCGTCGAGGAAGGCTACCTGCGCATCAAGAACACGCGCGACCTCACACCGCGTCAGATGGCCGCGCTGCGCGAGCTGCACGAATGGCGTGAAGCCCTGGCCGAGCAGCGGGACGTGGCCACGTTCCGCGTCGTCGGCAATGATGTGCTGATCGCAGCGGCGCGCGCGCTGCCGCGCAGCGTGCGCGAGCTGTCGCAGACGAAGGGCATCCCCGGGAGTATCGCGGAGCGGTACGGCAACGACATGATCGAGCGGATCGGTCGCGCGCTGGATCTCGATGAGTCGGATCTGCCGCGCCGGCAGCGCGGCCCGCGCCGGCCGCCGCCCGACGCCGACTTCGACGAGCTGGTCGAGCGGCTCAAGCGGGTTCGCGACGCCGCCGCGGAGGAGCTCGGTCTGGACCGCGGATTCCTGATGCCGCGGCAGCAGCTGGAGGCGATCGCGCGGCAGCGGCCGCGCTCGGAATCGGATCTGATGGAAGTGCCGGACATCCGCCGCTGGCAGGTGGAGGCCCTCGGCGCGAGGCTGGTCGGGGCGCTGAAGTAGACGGGGCGCGAGCGGCCGACAGCGTCACCTGCGGCGGTCAGCCCTCCCAGGGATCGAAGCCGAACGTCAGATAGTCGTTGGCCTTGCCCTCGATGCCCTCGATCGCCTTGTCCAGCTCGGCCAGCGTCTCGTCGTTCTCGCCGGCTCCCGCGGCCGCGGCCCGGATGGACTCCATGAGCGGGCGGATCTCCTTCGGCTTGAGCAGCACATACGCCTTCGGCGCAGGCTCCTCGCCCCGCGGCAGGATCACGAGGTCGACGAGGTCCGTCTCCTGCGATATCTTCCACACGTCCGACGTCTTCTTGAGCAGCTTGTCGGCCGTCTTCACATCCGTGTGGAGGGTGCGGACCATGCGCTGGGCCTCGCGGTCGCCGGCGGCGGCGCGCTGACGAGAGAGGCGGCGGCCCAGGGCCTCGGCCGCGTCGTCCTCGCGCTTTTCGGCCGTGCGCGAGAGCAGCTCGCCCACGTAGGCGTAGATACCGAGGACGAGAGGAACCGGGTCGAGTACGATCCGCGTCAAATTGTGCCTCCGGACTGTGAGCGTTGAGCGCTGTACGGCGGCCAGAACAATGGAGAGAGGCAAACGGTGCGTCAATCGGAGGACGGCATGAGGCGAGCGGGAGTCCCGATGCGGGCATGGGTGGTGGTGATCGCGTGTGCGGCCGGGTTGTCGGCCTGCCGGGACAACGGGCTGGCGGATCGGAATCTGCCGCTCGAGGAGGCGCAGAACCGCGAGTATGGCTACCAGGTCTACCAGGCGGCGCCCGCCACGCCCGCGATCGCGATGGGCGGCCGCCACTGGGTCGCCTCGCAGACGGTCGAGACCATTCCCGCTCATGTCCTGGTCCCGGTCGGTACCGCCGAGGGCACGCAGCTCTTCGCCCGCCGCGGCGAGGAGGCTCCCTACGGCCGCCTCTGGGCGCAGGTCTCACAGGACCGCTGGACGCCATACCTCCGTCTGAACTGACCGGCGTTCCGGTCCGGACCTCGGCAGGAGGAAGATCGCGGCTCCTCCTGCCTGCTCTGCGGGCCCCCGCGGCCGCGGAGCCCGCGACGCGTGCGAGCCGGCCATGATCGCATTGCTGCAGTCGGGGCTCGGCAACATGCTCGACCAGAGTCCGCTGCTCGCGATCGCCACCATGTTCGGTGCGGGCCTGGTCACCAGCCTCACGCCGTGCGTCTACCCGATGATCCCCATTACGGCGGGAGTCATTGCGGGAACCGCGGGCGACGACGCACCGCGCCGCCGCGTCGTGCTCCTCACCCTGACCTACGTGCTCGGCCTCGCGCTGCTCTATGCCCTGCTCGGCCTGCTCGCGGGCATGAGCGGAACATTGTTCGGTACCGTCTCCGCCAGCCCCTGGGCCCGGTTCGCGATCGGTAACCTCCTGCTCATCTTCGGCCTGGCGATGCTCGACGTCATCCCCGTTCGCGTGCCCCAGGGCCTCACCGCATGGGCCGGCAGCCTCGGCGGCGGCTCCTATCCCGCCGTCTTCGTGCTGGGCGCCACATCCGGCATTGTCGCTGCGCCCTGCGGCGCACCCGCGTTCGCGGCCGTGCTCACATGGGTCGCCACCACCGGCAGTCCCGCTCTGGGCTTCACGTACCTCTTCATCTTCTCACTGGGCATGACCGCGCTCCTCGTCGTCGTCGGCATTTTCTCCGGCACGCTCGCGCGCCTGCCCCGATCGGGACGCTGGATGGTCTGGATCAAACGGGCGGCCGGAGTGATCCTCATCGCCATGGCGGAGTATTACTTCATCCAGATGGGAATGGTCTTCTGATTGTGCATGGAGTCACACATGAATGATATCCCGGCGTCTGTCCTGCGCCGTCTTCTCCTCGGAGCGGCCGTTTGGTTGATCGCCGTGCTGGCACCCATCGCCGCCGCGGCGCCGCTCGCCGCCCAGGATGTCGGCCTCGCCGTCGGCCGTGTTCCGGACGCCGTCCAGCTGGAGGATATCGAGGGCAACGCGTTCGACTTCGCGAGCGTGGTCGGCAGGAAGCCCGTGCTGATCGAGTTCTGGGCGACGTGGTGTCCGCTGTGCGCTGCGCTCGAGCCGCGGATCCGGGCCGCGAAGCAGGAACACGGGGACGCGCTCGAGGTGATCATCGTGGCCGTCGGGGTGAATCAGTCCCCGCGCAGCATTCGACGCCACATCGAGAAGCACCCTCAGCCGGGACGTCTCGTGTTCGACGCGCGCGGCCGCGCCTCGCGCGCATACATGGCGCCGTCGACGTCATACGTGGTTGCGCTCGATGCCCAGGGACGCGTGGTCTATACAGGGGTAGGTGAGGATCAGAACATCGCGGCCGCCGCCCGGAAGGCCGTCGGGCAGTAAGGCGGGTGAGCTGTTTCCGCTGTTAATGTGCGACCCGGCGGTGCGGCACACCCGACCGCCGGGTCGAACTCCTGCTCTACTGCGCCGTGTCCGGCGGCAGCGTCAGCCGGATGGCCTCCGCCAGCTCTTCATACGCCGTCGGATCGATCTCCCGGAACGGTACTGCCCGATATGCGATCCGGCCGTCCGGGCCGACCACGAACAGGTTCCGGTTCGTGGCTGAGCCGCGCGGCGAGAGTGCGCCATACGCACGGCCGACCGCCAGCGCGCTGTCGCTGGCCATCAGAAACTGGAACTGGTCGTCGCGCGCCCACTCGTACAGCTCCTGAATCGGATCAGCGCTGATGGCGATGAGGACGACGTCCTGTCCCACGTTGAAAGTCTGCGCGTACTGATCACGGTACGCGTGCATTTGGACTGTTCAGCCGCGTGTCCGTGCCCTGAAGAAGAAAGCGAGGACCACGGTCTTGCCGGCGTAATCGCGCAGGCTGATCTCCTCCTGCAGCACGCCATGCCGGGTGGCGCCCGGCAACGTGAAGTCGGGCGCGACGGCTCCCACTTCGAGCGGCGCGGGCATCTCGGTTTCCTGCGCCGCGAGTGCGGCCGGTGCGGCGAGTGCTGCCGCCAGTACGAGTGAGGAAACAATACGCATGTGCGCTCATGCTCCTGCTGAAGGTTGTACGATCAAGATGACCGCAGCCCGCGGCCGCGGCAAGCGCGGCAAGGCCGCCTGCCGCGTGCAGCCTTCGGCCGGCGGCATTATTGTGGCCGGATGAGTCACAACAGAACATCGGGAACAGGTCCGCTCCGGGGGTTGCGCGTGCTCGAGCTCGCCCAGAACCTCGCCGGGCCGTATTGCGGTCAGATCCTCGGGGATCTCGGCGCCGACGTCATCAAGGTCGAGCGCCCGGGCGGCGATGCCGCGCGTACCTGGGGTCCGCCATTTGTCGACGGCACCGGCTCCATCTTCGCCGCTGCGAACCGTGGCAAGCGGAGCATCGAGCTGGACCTCCGCGACGACGACGGCCGGCGGGTGCTGCGCGCACTGATCGAGCGCAGTGACATCCTGATCGAGGCGTTCCGGCCGGGGACATTCGCGGCGATGGGATTCGACTACGAACGCGTCCGCGAGTGGAATGCCGGCCTCATCTACTGCTCCGTCCTCGCTTACGGCGAGGAAGGGCCGCTGCGGGATCTGCCGGGTTACGACCCGCTGATGCAGGCGCACGGCGGCCTCATGTCGATCACGGGCGAGCCCGGCACCCGCGGCTCACGCGTCGGCACCTCGGTGATCGACATGGGCACCGGCATGTGGCTCGTGATCGCGATCATGGCCGCGCTTCGTGAACGCGACGCGACGGGCGCGGGGACTCGCCTGAGTGCAGCATTGTATGATACCGCGCTCGCGTGGAATTCGTATCACATCGCCGGCTGTGTCGACACGGGATTCGTGCCGCGTCCCATGGGGTCGGAGCTGCCCATGATCGCGCCGTATGGAGCGTTCGCGTCCGCGGACGGTGAGATCATGATCGCGGCGGGCAACGACGGTCTGTTTGCCCGACTGTGTGACGCGCTGTCACTCGCTGACATGAGCGCGGACGATCGTTTCGACAGCAACGCGGCGCGCGTGGCGCACCGGAAGGAAGTGAACGATGCGGTACGCGGCCGCACGCGCACGCTGACGACGGCAGATCTGCTCGTGCGGCTGCGCGACCACGGCGTGCCGTGCGCACCGATACAGGATATCGCCGAAGTGTGTGCCGATGATCAGACGGGCGCGAGCGGCATGATCGCTCGCAGTGGTGGCGCCACCTCTGTCCGGTTGCCTGTCCGCTTCGACGGCGTACGGCCGGAAGCGGGGGCTCCGCCGCCGCGTGCGGGAGAGCACACGGCGGCGGTTCTGGCGGAGCTGAGACTCGACTAGTTCGGGCCGAGCGCCTGCGCCACGGCCCCGACGCGGGTCAGCAGCGCCTCGGCTGCAGCACTCTGCCGCTCCAGATCCGCAGCGACCTCGTCGAGTGTCTCGAGCTGCTCCGGCGTAGGCGGGAAATGTGCCGTGCCGATGGCGGTGGCCACGCCGCTCGCGCGCGTGAGGAGTGGCTGCTCTTCCTGACCGCCCTGTCCTCCCCCGCCCTGTCCGCCCCCGCCGCCCCCGCCGCGGCGTGGTGCGGGGCGCAGTCGGTTCAACGCGGAATCCAGATTCGCCACGAGTGATCGCGCATCGGCCACGCCAGGGGCGTCGTCGGCCTTCCCTTCGACGGCGGCTTCGAGCCGGCCCTTCGCTTCGTCCAGCCTGCCGACGAGCTGCTGAATGGCGAGCTGCTGACCGTACGCGCGCATGCGTGTGTCATACAGCGTCTGCAGGTCCGCGGCTGCAACGGACACGTCGGGATCAATGCGCACCTGGAGCCGCGACTCGCCAGCCACCCGCGGCTGGGCCGCAGCGTTGTCCGCTATGCGCAGCTGCACCGTATACGTGCCGGGCGCCACGCGCGGTCCGGTCGGTCCGCCGCGCCCGAAGCGCGGCCCTTCATCCTCTTCCTCTTCCTCCTCGCCCCCACGGCGTGCTGCCGCCGGCGCGGGCGCCGCAGGCGGGGCATGACGCAGGTCCCACACGGCACGCTGGACACCTGCATCCGTCTCGGCAGGAAGCTCGCGCACGATCCGGCCGGCTCCGTCGAGGATCGCGATCGTCGCCTGTGCGTCCGACGATATAGCCGATCCGATGAAATACGTGAGGGAGGCTCCCGCCGGCGGGTTCTCCGCAACGTAGTTGCGGTGTCCCGGAATGGATGGCGTCGCTCGGGGATTGAACAGCATCGTGGCGCGCGGCTCGAACAGAGCCGCGACCGATCCGCGCGCAGCCGCCAGCTGCTCGAGCGCCGTGATGTCATCCATGACGTAGATGCCGCGGCCGTGAGTTCCGACCACGATATCGTTATCGCGCGGATGGATCACAATGTCATGGACGGGCGCCGGTGCGATCCCGTTGCGGAGCTGAGTCCATGACTCGCCGCCATCGATGGACACGAACACACCATACTCCGCCCCGACAACGAGGAGATCCGGATTGCGATGATGCTCGCGGATCACGTAGACGCTGCCCGCATCATCGAGCCCGTTCGCGATCGACCGGAACGTACGCCCGTAGTCCGTGCTTTTCAGGACATAGGCGTTGAAGTCGTTGTCGCGATGGTTGTCGAACGTGACATATACCGTGCCTTCGTCGTGAGCGGACGCAACGACACGGCTGACGTATGCGAGCTCAGGCACACCCGGGAAGCTCTCGATCTTCGTCCACGTCTGTCCGCCATCGCGCGTGACCTGGACGAGGCCGTCATCCGTGCCGACGTAAATGAGGCCGCGGCGTATGCGTGACTCGTCGATCGTGGACAGGTTCCCGAAATCCGCAGTCCCCTCGTGGCGACCGAAGCCGCCGGGCCCGTTCAGACCCATGATCGGCAGACTGTCGCGATCGAGCTGCCGGCTCAGGTCACCGCTGACACGCTCCCAGCTGTCACCCCGGTCGGTGCTACGGAACAGGACGTTGGCCCCGAAGTACAGCGTACGGTTGTCGTGCGGCGACATCAGCACCGGCGCGCTCCAGTTGTAGCGCAACGTCTCACCCGGCTCGGCGGTGGGGCGGATGGACTTGCTCTCCTGGGTCGCGAAATCGAAGCGGCGCAACGCACCGTTCTGCGACTCGAGATAAACGACGTTGTGATCGGTCGGATCGATTGCCGCATAGAAGCCGTCACCGCCACCCGCCCGCACCCAGTCACTGTTCGTGGCGCCGCCGCGACCGAGTGTGCGTGCGGGCGCGCCCCACGTGCCATTGTCCTGTGTGCCGCCATAGACCCAGTACGGGTCGCGCATGTCCACACCGATCGCGTAGAACGTGGATACGGGCAGATTCAGCGAGAAGTCCCACGTGCTGCCGCGATCGTCGGAGAAGTAGAGACCGCCATCGTTGCCGTCGATGATGTGGTCGGAATCCATTGGATCGATCCACATCGCGTGATGATCCGCGTGCGTGTTCTGACCCGTGTTGCGGAACGTCTTCCCGCCGTCGTCGGACACCGACAGCTGTACGCCCAGGTGATAGACGCGTTCCGGGTCGAGCGGATCGACGCGGATCTGGCCGAAGAACCACGGTATCGACTGCAGCTCGCTCGTGCGTGTCCATGTGGCACCTGCATCATCAGAGCGGAAGATCCCGCCGTCCTCCGCGGATACCGTCGCGTAGAGTATGTTCGGCTGCGATCGTGCGATGTCGATACCGATCCGCCCCCTGTCGCCCTCGGGCAGGCCCGCCGTCAGCCGCGTCCAGCTGTCGCCGGCATCAGTGCTCTTCCAGATCCCGCTCTCCGGGCCGCCGGCCACGAAGCTGTACGCCTTGCGCTCGCGCTGGTACGAAGTCGCATAGACGATGTCCGGGTCGCGTGGGTCCAGGATGACATCAGTGACGCCGGTGAATGGGCCGAATGATGTCTTCAGCTCCCACGTGCGGCCGCCATCGGACGTGCGATACAGGCCGCGCTCGCCTGCGCTGTCCCAGAGCGGCCCCATAGCCGCGACATACACGATATCGGCGTTTGTGGGATGTACGACGATGCGGGCGATGTGCTGCGACTCGCTCAGCCCCATGTGCGTCCACGTTGCACCGCCATTGGTTGAGCGGTAGACGCCTTCTCCCCAGGAGGAGCTGCGCAGGTTGTTCGACTCGCCGGTGCCCACCCACACCTGCTCGGGCGCCGATGGTGCGACCGCGACGGCACCGATGGACGAGACGCGCTGATCGTCGAAGATCGGCGTCCACGTGACACCGGCGTTCGTCGTCTTCCAGACGCCGCCCGCGGCGGATGCGACGTATACCGTCTTGCCGAGACGCTCGCCCGGCCGCTCGGCTGGCGGCACGGCGATGTCGGAGATCCGGCCGCTCATGAGTGCCGGTCCGATCGAGCGGAACTCGAGCCCCGCCAGTGTGGCGGAGTCGGAGACACCGGGCACCAGGACCGCTGCACGCGCCGACTCGCTCGGGGCGCGGGTTCCCTGCGCCAGAACCGGCGCGGCCGTGAGCAGCAGCGCGAGGCCGCAGACGATCGAAGATCGGAAGTATCGCACGGTGATTCGGAGTGCGGGTGGCGCCGGACGCGGGAGTCATCCCGGCGGTTTTTTCAGGGGACGGCTGAACATAGGACCGGCCGCGGGTGCTGACAATGGAACACTGTCGGCGAGCCCGCCTCAATCACCGAGCGCATGGTAACGCCGGTCGTAGCGGATCAGCGGCGCGCCGGACGCCCCGCCGGTCGCGTCTTTCACCGCACCGATCACAATCGCATGGTCGCCGCCGTCGTCCACGCGCTCCACGACACATGAGAGGCCCAGCAGGCAGCCGTCGATCAGCGGGTCGCCCTCGGGCGGGAAAGGGTCGGGGCCGACCGGAAACGGATCGGCGAAGACCATCGCCAGCCGGCGCTGTCCGGCGCCCAGGATGCTCACGCCGAACGGCTCGCCCGGCTGGAGGAACGGCCGGACGGTGGCATTGGGGCCGACGGCGATGAGGATCATTGGTGGATCGAGAGAGAGGGAAATGAACGCGGAGACCGTCGTCGCCACCACGCGTCGCTCGGTGCGACAGGCGACCACGGTCACGCCGCTCGCCCACGCGGACAGCGCCTCACGAAACCGGTCGCGCTCGATCATGGCTGCACACTCCACTGGCGGCTGGGGGCGTTCACGGCGATCGTTCCCGTTGAGTTCGTGAACAACAGGAGGCCACTTGAAAACATTTCCGGTCCTGCTGGCGGTCGCTCTCTCCGCTGTGTCCTGCGGCAGAACGACCGAACCTGTCAGTCACGGGTCAGAGCTCCGGGTGGTGGAGGCGGGTGACACGCTCACCCTGCAGTATGGCGATTCGGCCCTGCTCGGCAGAAGCGGGCCCTCCATCACGTTCAGCGCGATCGAAGCGGACAGCCGCTGTCCGGTCGACGTCACGTGCGTCTGGGCCGGCGACGCCCATGTCCGCCTCGACGGCAGCCGCGGCGCCGGCCGCGAACCGCTCGAGCTGCATACCGGGATAGAGCCGACGGAGGCCGAATTCGCCGGTTATCGCATCCGGCTGCTCGATGTATCACCACCGCGCCGCGAAGGTGATGACGTGCGCCCGGCGGACTACTCCGTGCGGCTCGCGATCTCCCGCGGATAGACCCGCACGACGTCATACCGGCGCAGCTCCACCGTACCGGCAGGCACGCCGCGGGGTTTGCGCACGTCCGCCGCGCGGCACACGTGCACCTCCACCTTGCCGCGTGCGTTGCGTGCCTTCGAGTGCCACGCTGCGTACGCCGCGGCCCGCTCGATCACCTCACGCGGTACGTCCCCCGCCGTCTCCGATACGCGGATCACGACGTGACTGCCCGCGTGGCCGGCGGCGTGCAGCCACAGATCGCGCGGCCGCGCCACCCCGAACGTCAGCTCATCATTGTCGCGCGCGCTCCGGCCGACGAGTACCTCGTAGCCGTTCACATCGACCTGCTGCCAGCCCTGGCCCTTGCTCGCCATCACGTGCTCATCCGATCCATGGAAGTCCGGAGGATGGCGAGTTCTTCCGTTGCGCGCCAGAAAGGTACGGATTCCCGGAATGATGTCGCACCGCGCAGCAGCCCTGTGCGGCCTCGCGCCGGCCGTCGTATCTTCCCCTCCGCCCCTCGAGAACTCTCACACCGGAGGTAAGCAGATGCTTGCAGGCGCACGCCGCACGGCGGCGACGCTCGTCGTGCTCATGAGCGCGGCCACAGGGCTGCCGGCGCAGAATCTCACTGCGCCGCTGGACACCGTGGTGACATCGGAGCACTCGGTGACCATCAACGGCCAGCGCGTGCCCTACCGCGCAAGCGCTGGACACCAGCCGGTGTTCGACGCCGCCGGCGAACCCATTGCATCGCTGTTCTACGTGTACTACCAGCGCAGCGATGTGCGGGACGGCACGCAGCGCCCGCTCGTGATCTCGTTCAACGGCGGGCCGGGCTCCGCATCGGTGTGGATGCACATCGGCTACACGGGGCCACGGTTCCTGAATATCGACCCCGAAGGCTACCCCGTGCAGCCGTACGGTGTACGCGAGAACCCGCACAGCATCCTCGATGTCGCGGACATCGTGTATGTCGATCCGGTGAACACGGGCTTTTCGCGGATCGTGGGCGATGCGAACCGGAACCAGTTCTTCGGCGTGAACGAGGATATTGAGTACCTGGCGCGCTGGATCGACATGTTCGTGTCGCGCCACGAGCGCTGGACATCGCCGAAGTTCCTGATCGGTGAGAGCTACGGCACCAACCGGGTGTCGGGGCTGGCGGAACGTCTGCAGGGCTCGCACTGGATGTATCTGAACGGCGTAGTGCTGGTGTCGCCGACGGTGCTCGGAGTTTCCCGGGAAGGACCGGTCGGCGATGCGCTCACCCTGCCCTACTACGCCGCGACGGCGTGGTATCATCGTGCGCTCGCGCCGGAGCTGCAGGCGCGTGACCTCGAGGAGCTGTTGCCGGAGGTCGAGCAGTTCACCATCAACGAGCTGATGCCCGCGCTCGCGCGCGGCGGCTCGCTCGACCCGGCACGTCGCAGTGAGCTCGCTCAGCGCGTCGCCCGCTATTCCGGGCTCTCCGAACGCGCCGTGCTGAATCACAGCCTCGCGGTACCGACAGGATTCTTCTGGAAGGAGCTGCTGCGAGATCGCGGTCTGACCGTGGGCCGGCTCGATTCGCGTTACCGTGGCGTGGATCGCGCCGATGCGGGCGAGCGCTACGACTATGATCCAGCTCTGACCGCCTGGAACCACGCATTCACGCCGGCCATCAACCATTACGTGCGCGACGTGCTCGGCTACGACACCGACCTCCAGTACTGGATGTTCGGACCCGTCAATCCATGGAACCGGTCGGGTGACAACACGGGGGAGAATCTGCGCTCCGCCATGGCGGAGAATCCGTTCCTGCACCTCTTCGTACAGTCAGGCTACTTCGACGGCGGGACGGATTACTTCGGTGCCAAGTACACGATGTGGAACATGGATCCTGCGGGCCGGCTGCGCGATCGCATGCGCTTCCAGGCATACCGCAGCGGCCACATGATGTATCTGCGCCAGGAGGACCTCGCGGCGTCCAATCAGCACATCCGCGAGTTCATCCGCAGTGCCGTGGCCGCGGCCGCGAACGCACCGGCGCGGTTCTGAGCGGACCTGCCAGTCGAACGCTTCTTCGTCCCAGGGCGGCGAGCGGGCGCGGTGGAGCGGTCAATCGGGATCCGGTGTCGTGCCGCGCGCGGCACCGAGTCCCGCCAGCCGGCCGGTCGCCCAGGCCCACGCAAAGTTGTAACCGCCGATCGGGCCGAACGCGTCCAGCGCTTCGCCGCACACGAACAGCCCGTGATGCTTCCGTGACTCCAGCGTGCGCGGGTCGAGCTCACCGAGGGCCACGCCACCGCCGGTGACTTCCGCCTTGCGATAGCCCTCATCGCCGGTCCAGGGGAGCGGATACCGGGCAAGCGTGGTAACCAGGCTCGAACGCTCCTCCTTGCGCAGCTCCGCAAGCGTGCGCTGCGAATCGACACCGGCTTCGTTGATCAGCACGTCCGCCAGACGTACCGGAAGGTGTCGCCGCACCAGCGTCCCGATCTGGCCGGCACCGCCCTCACGCAGCAGTGCGTCCCACGCATCCGCGTTCAGCTCCGTCCACTGTACGAGGATCTGACGCGGCTGGCCGGCGAGGCGTGAACGGACGGCAATATGGGAGATGTCCAGCACCGCCGGTCCGCTGTAGCCGCGATGCGTGAACAGAAAACCGCCCTCCGTCTCGAACACCCCCTTCGCCTGCCGGGCACTCAGCGTCACGTTGAGCGAGACACCCGCCAGCGCGGCGTGTCGGGGCGGCTCGGAGGTCAACGGTGTCAGTGCAGGATACGTCTCGTGGATGGAATGGCCGAGCCGCTCCAGTATGCGCAGCCCCGCACCGTCGCTTCCCGTGGCGGGCACGGACAGGCCGCCCGTGGCCACGATGACGGATGTCGCCTGGACCAGCGCACCGTCTTCCATCACGATGCGCCACTGGTGAAGTCCGGTCGTCGCGATGTCGCGCACGATGCTGTCGAAGCGGATGTCGACACCCCGTCGCCGGGCCTCGCCCACGAGGGCATCGCGCACATCCCTGGCCCGGTTCGATGCGGGGAACAGCTTGCCCGACGCCTGCTCCAGCACGAGCGGCACGCGCAGATCATGCTCGAAGAAACGCTGCTGTGATGGCAGCGGCCACGACAGGAGCATGTTGCGCATCGTGTTCGGAGACGACGCCGTCGTGAACTGCCTGGGTGAGAGTCGTGACGGCAGAACGTTGCAGCGGCCGCCGCCGCTGATGATGATCTTCCGCCCGCCATCGCGCGTACGTTCGAGCAGCACCACGCGGCGCTCGGACGTCGCGGCGAAGATCGCCGCCATGAGTCCCGCCGCACCGGCACCGATCACCACGATCGGACCTTCAGGACGGCTCATGACCACACCTCTGGGCTGAAGAGCGATAACGGCTGGCGTGCCGGTCGCACATGACGGGAAGAGGCAGCCGCGCCCTCACGACTGCCTCCTCCGTTCCGGGGGGTACGCCGGCATCACGTACCCGACTGCACCGCACGCTGCGTCGTCATCGCCGTGAGCCCGGCCGGCCGCGTCGCCGGTCGATGTCGACGACGTCAGCGCCCGGTCAACCGCACTCGCTGTATCCGCAGGCGAGGCACTTCACGCAGCCCTCCATGAACTGCAGACCGGAGGAGCACTCGGGACATGTCCCGATGAACGTCTCGCCCGGATCGTACCCGAAGTCGAGCTTCGCCTGCGGCTGCGCTGATCCCGCTGCCGGAGTCGGCAGCGCGGCCTCGACCGGCTGCGCACCCGTCATCGGCAGAAGCTCCTGCTGCACGCCCAGCTTGTCCTGCATGTGCTGCGCGAGCGCCTGCGCGATGCCGTCCGGCACGGACAGCACCTTGTTCGGTCCGAGTCCGA
It contains:
- a CDS encoding aminoacetone oxidase family FAD-binding enzyme, which codes for MSRPEGPIVVIGAGAAGLMAAIFAATSERRVVLLERTRDGGRKIIISGGGRCNVLPSRLSPRQFTTASSPNTMRNMLLSWPLPSQQRFFEHDLRVPLVLEQASGKLFPASNRARDVRDALVGEARRRGVDIRFDSIVRDIATTGLHQWRIVMEDGALVQATSVIVATGGLSVPATGSDGAGLRILERLGHSIHETYPALTPLTSEPPRHAALAGVSLNVTLSARQAKGVFETEGGFLFTHRGYSGPAVLDISHIAVRSRLAGQPRQILVQWTELNADAWDALLREGGAGQIGTLVRRHLPVRLADVLINEAGVDSQRTLAELRKEERSSLVTTLARYPLPWTGDEGYRKAEVTGGGVALGELDPRTLESRKHHGLFVCGEALDAFGPIGGYNFAWAWATGRLAGLGAARGTTPDPD
- a CDS encoding TlpA disulfide reductase family protein, which produces MNDIPASVLRRLLLGAAVWLIAVLAPIAAAAPLAAQDVGLAVGRVPDAVQLEDIEGNAFDFASVVGRKPVLIEFWATWCPLCAALEPRIRAAKQEHGDALEVIIVAVGVNQSPRSIRRHIEKHPQPGRLVFDARGRASRAYMAPSTSYVVALDAQGRVVYTGVGEDQNIAAAARKAVGQ
- a CDS encoding NFACT RNA binding domain-containing protein yields the protein MASKGQGWQQVDVNGYEVLVGRSARDNDELTFGVARPRDLWLHAAGHAGSHVVIRVSETAGDVPREVIERAAAYAAWHSKARNARGKVEVHVCRAADVRKPRGVPAGTVELRRYDVVRVYPREIASRTE
- a CDS encoding HRDC domain-containing protein, whose product is MKYITANDEVEELAEALQEAPLFAADTEAAGYHRYHDRICLLQISTRDQTYLIDTLTISDLSALAPVFAAATHEVVLHDADYDLRLLARDHDMRIGGLFDTKLAAQLLGEPAFGLGALVEKYLGTRLDKKHQRADWAQRPLPPEMLSYAAEDTRHLPELRDRLKAALEDAGRSHWAEEEFGLREHTRWDATAPVEEGYLRIKNTRDLTPRQMAALRELHEWREALAEQRDVATFRVVGNDVLIAAARALPRSVRELSQTKGIPGSIAERYGNDMIERIGRALDLDESDLPRRQRGPRRPPPDADFDELVERLKRVRDAAAEELGLDRGFLMPRQQLEAIARQRPRSESDLMEVPDIRRWQVEALGARLVGALK
- a CDS encoding flavin reductase family protein translates to MIERDRFREALSAWASGVTVVACRTERRVVATTVSAFISLSLDPPMILIAVGPNATVRPFLQPGEPFGVSILGAGQRRLAMVFADPFPVGPDPFPPEGDPLIDGCLLGLSCVVERVDDGGDHAIVIGAVKDATGGASGAPLIRYDRRYHALGD
- a CDS encoding CoA transferase → MSHNRTSGTGPLRGLRVLELAQNLAGPYCGQILGDLGADVIKVERPGGDAARTWGPPFVDGTGSIFAAANRGKRSIELDLRDDDGRRVLRALIERSDILIEAFRPGTFAAMGFDYERVREWNAGLIYCSVLAYGEEGPLRDLPGYDPLMQAHGGLMSITGEPGTRGSRVGTSVIDMGTGMWLVIAIMAALRERDATGAGTRLSAALYDTALAWNSYHIAGCVDTGFVPRPMGSELPMIAPYGAFASADGEIMIAAGNDGLFARLCDALSLADMSADDRFDSNAARVAHRKEVNDAVRGRTRTLTTADLLVRLRDHGVPCAPIQDIAEVCADDQTGASGMIARSGGATSVRLPVRFDGVRPEAGAPPPRAGEHTAAVLAELRLD
- a CDS encoding cytochrome c biogenesis protein CcdA, encoding MIALLQSGLGNMLDQSPLLAIATMFGAGLVTSLTPCVYPMIPITAGVIAGTAGDDAPRRRVVLLTLTYVLGLALLYALLGLLAGMSGTLFGTVSASPWARFAIGNLLLIFGLAMLDVIPVRVPQGLTAWAGSLGGGSYPAVFVLGATSGIVAAPCGAPAFAAVLTWVATTGSPALGFTYLFIFSLGMTALLVVVGIFSGTLARLPRSGRWMVWIKRAAGVILIAMAEYYFIQMGMVF
- a CDS encoding redoxin domain-containing protein, translated to MHAYRDQYAQTFNVGQDVVLIAISADPIQELYEWARDDQFQFLMASDSALAVGRAYGALSPRGSATNRNLFVVGPDGRIAYRAVPFREIDPTAYEELAEAIRLTLPPDTAQ